One window from the genome of Oryctolagus cuniculus chromosome 1, mOryCun1.1, whole genome shotgun sequence encodes:
- the NFIL3 gene encoding nuclear factor interleukin-3-regulated protein, with product MQLRTMQTIKKEQASLDPSGPGDKMMALHPATLTEVPSEELAAGEELLLGEGSVGKSKSSACRRKREFIPDDKKDAMYWEKRRKNNEAAKRSREKRRLNDLVLENKLIALGEENATLKAELLSLKLKFGLISAAAYAQEIQKLSSSSAVYFQEYAAAKAGASAFAEEQDPAGAAVAAAAAAAAGAGSCISVIKHSPQSSLSDLSEASPGEHTQGSPAPQDKFQAIKQEPVELESYAREPRDDRGPYAVSIFQNYMGGSFPGYSPPLLQANRSSSNSPRTSETDDGVVGKASDGEDEQQVPKGPIHSPVELPRVHAAMVKVPEVNSALPHKLRIKAKAMQIKVEALDNDFEAAHKLSSPVDVAPRRHLDLDKHAAPGVVHSSALTPFSVQVTNIQDWSLKAEHWHPKELSGKTQNGFKTEVVEIKDDGYKVSDPENLYLKQGIANLSAEVVSLKRLIAAQPISASDSR from the coding sequence ATGCAGCTAAGGACAATGCAGACCATCAAGAAGGAGCAGGCATCCCTGGACCCCAGCGGCCCCGGGGACAAGATGATGGCGCTTCACCCCGCCACGCTGACCGAAGTGCCTTCGGAGGAGTTGGCCGCCGGCGAGGAGCTGCTGCTGGGCGAAGGCAGCGTGGGCAAGAGCAAGTCGTCGGCGTGCCGGCGGAAGCGCGAGTTTATTCCCGACGACAAGAAGGATGCCATGTACTGGGAGAAGAGGCGCAAGAACAACGAGGCGGCCAAGAGGTCCCGCGAGAAGCGGCGGCTCAACGACCTGGTCTTGGAGAACAAGCTCATCGCGCTGGGCGAGGAGAACGCCACGCTGAAGGCCGAGCTGCTGTCGCTGAAGCTCAAGTTCGGCCTCATCAGCGCCGCGGCGTACGCGCAGGAGATCCAGAAGCTGAGCAGTTCCAGCGCCGTGTATTTTCAGGAGTACgcggccgccaaggccggcgcgagCGCCTTTGCAGAGGAGCAGGACCCCGCGGGGgcagcggtggcggcggcggcggcggcagcagcaggtgcaggcagctGCATCTCGGTCATCAAACACTCCCCGCAGAGCTCGCTGTCCGACCTGTCGGAGGCGTCCCCCGGGGAGCACACGCAGGGCAGCCCCGCGCCGCAGGACAAGTTCCAGGCCATCAAGCAAGAGCCCGTGGAACTCGAAAGCTACGCCCGTGAGCCCCGGGACGACCGGGGCCCCTACGCCGTGTCCATCTTCCAGAACTACATGGGGGGCTCGTTCCCCGGCTACTCCCCTCCGCTGCTGCAGGCCAACCGCTCCTCTAGTAACTCCCCGCGGACGTCCGAGACCGACGACGGCGTGGTGGGGAAGGCGTCCGACGGCGAGGACGAGCAGCAGGTGCCCAAGGGCCCCATCCACTCCCCGGTGGAGCTCCCGCGAGTGCACGCGGCCATGGTCAAGGTCCCCGAGGTGAACTCCGCGCTGCCACACAAGCTGCGCATCAAAGCCAAAGCCATGCAGATCAAAGTGGAAGCCTTGGACAACGACTTCGAGGCCGCGCACAAACTGTCCTCACCCGTGGACGTGGCACCCAGAAGACACTTGGACCTGGACAAGCACGCGGCCCCGGGCGTGGTGCATTCCTCCGCTCTCACTCCTTTCTCGGTGCAGGTGACAAACATCCAGGATTGGTCTCTCAAAGCCGAGCACTGGCACCCGAAAGAACTGAGCGGCAAAACCCAGAACGGTTTCAAGACAGAAGTGGTGGAAATTAAAGACGATGGCTATAAGGTCTCGGACCCAGAGAATTTGTACCTGAAGCAGGGCATAGCAAACTTATCCGCAGAGGTTGTCTCGCTCAAGAGACTTATAGCGGCACAGCCCATCTCGGCTTCAGACTCTCGGTAA